The Leptospira fletcheri genome includes a region encoding these proteins:
- a CDS encoding PROCN domain protein, producing MDLPTPAEIRSLRSGRRFLKWTAWTVGIAMAFLVWGRIESNQSLTFRERKKNVDSKVRVLREMRRSFASSELDKDMDKLENFVSDLEAASKVGSAQERTEALVNLERNLPEILKRWSEFTEVSSDKLLQYVVRESQLSKMDSEERHPLKAKEKEFAQNYFRMAKEEWLAGNKFRRDGNHLYSLVLYKRSLKYSLSCLKTSKLPYPEEYKKAGDRLLGQNSPR from the coding sequence ATGGATCTGCCGACTCCCGCGGAGATCCGTTCCTTAAGGAGCGGGCGGAGATTCCTGAAATGGACCGCGTGGACCGTCGGGATCGCTATGGCATTCCTCGTTTGGGGTAGGATCGAATCCAACCAATCCCTGACGTTTCGGGAGAGAAAAAAGAACGTAGATTCTAAGGTCCGAGTCCTCCGAGAAATGAGACGTTCCTTCGCTTCCTCCGAATTGGACAAAGACATGGACAAACTGGAAAATTTCGTATCGGATCTGGAGGCAGCTTCCAAGGTCGGTTCCGCCCAGGAACGAACGGAAGCGTTAGTCAACTTAGAAAGAAATCTACCCGAAATTTTAAAGCGCTGGTCCGAATTTACGGAAGTTTCCTCGGACAAATTATTGCAGTACGTGGTTCGGGAAAGCCAGCTTTCTAAAATGGATTCGGAAGAAAGGCATCCGTTAAAAGCGAAAGAGAAGGAATTTGCACAGAATTATTTTCGGATGGCCAAAGAGGAATGGCTGGCCGGGAACAAGTTCCGCAGAGACGGAAATCATCTCTACTCTCTGGTACTTTATAAACGTTCCTTAAAATATTCCCTTTCCTGTCTCAAGACTTCCAAGCTTCCCTATCCGGAAGAATACAAAAAAGCGGGCGATCGTCTTTTGGGACAAAACTCTCCTCGATAG
- a CDS encoding helix-turn-helix domain-containing protein → MKIEGLYKHFLYTPTGFLPVWEEGSGLLGLLPKERVLMELADLSVADREFTRIPEDYLVREIPESLLGYFQKQRTIPILNSFGEKKDEWDKPRLMAELSRSSWVVEQEEKRTSSPENSAEDRAKQSQWFTEVILQNFPDGLLATDLDGHTVFYNETFESEVLPRKWFRDSILQAEKLLKEMSKDLLGNYLKAHELRLDEGKISVQTFVADLECLVRVSVLRQKGKPLGYLYHFSPVGTKLSGADGEGSEFPSVTEAFSQKLPLETMLKEVEGSYIYHTLKRNQENVSHAALDLGVPRTTLQNRIKFLDLGSRFKLSKDQPIPRKKAGKPAPPKKPQPAPKAVLQEPKSKSGSKKRAPNPKKKSASKKKTKGK, encoded by the coding sequence ATGAAAATCGAAGGTCTCTACAAACATTTTCTGTACACTCCGACCGGGTTTCTTCCGGTCTGGGAGGAAGGCTCCGGATTGCTCGGACTTCTTCCCAAAGAAAGAGTGCTTATGGAGTTGGCGGATCTTAGCGTTGCGGATCGGGAGTTCACTCGCATTCCCGAGGACTATCTGGTCCGGGAAATTCCGGAAAGCCTACTCGGTTATTTTCAAAAGCAAAGGACCATTCCCATTCTGAATTCCTTCGGAGAAAAAAAGGACGAGTGGGACAAACCCCGTTTGATGGCGGAGTTAAGCCGTTCTTCTTGGGTGGTAGAGCAGGAGGAAAAACGGACTTCTTCTCCTGAAAATTCCGCGGAGGATCGTGCTAAGCAAAGCCAATGGTTTACAGAAGTGATCCTTCAGAATTTTCCCGACGGACTTTTGGCCACAGACCTGGACGGACATACCGTTTTTTATAACGAAACGTTCGAATCGGAAGTGCTTCCCCGGAAATGGTTCCGGGACAGTATTCTCCAGGCGGAAAAACTTCTGAAGGAAATGTCCAAGGATTTATTGGGAAATTATCTTAAGGCCCACGAACTCCGATTGGACGAGGGTAAAATTTCCGTCCAAACTTTCGTAGCGGATCTGGAGTGTCTCGTCCGTGTTTCCGTTTTGAGACAAAAGGGGAAACCTCTCGGATACCTGTATCATTTTTCTCCGGTAGGCACGAAACTCAGCGGGGCGGACGGAGAAGGATCGGAATTTCCTTCGGTGACGGAGGCCTTCAGCCAAAAACTTCCTTTGGAAACGATGTTAAAGGAAGTGGAAGGAAGCTATATTTATCATACCTTAAAAAGGAACCAGGAAAACGTATCCCACGCGGCCTTAGACCTCGGCGTCCCCCGAACCACATTGCAGAATCGAATCAAGTTTTTGGATCTGGGCAGTCGATTTAAGTTGAGTAAGGATCAACCGATTCCTAGAAAGAAAGCGGGAAAACCCGCTCCTCCGAAAAAACCGCAGCCTGCCCCGAAAGCGGTCTTACAGGAACCGAAGTCCAAATCCGGTTCCAAGAAAAGGGCCCCGAATCCTAAGAAGAAAAGTGCTTCCAAAAAAAAGACCAAGGGAAAATAA
- the rho gene encoding transcription termination factor Rho, whose protein sequence is MANPRRDSKPKINLDNQNESNEDEPNFPEDDPETAEIRARKRRRGAYDGPSPAPIDLVALKKTSINELIEVAKNLGVENTGGLKKQNLIFAILQAQAEREGQVHAAGVMERLPDGYGFLRSPDYNYVPGPDDIYVSPSQIKLFGLRTGDTVEGQIRPPKESERFFAMLRVETVNGYTPDVASKRALFDNLTPLYPNERLRMEHDPSQLDTRIVDLMCPIGKGQRALIVAPPRTGKTILMQNVANAITRNHPEVTLIVLLIDERPEEVTDMARNVRGEVVSSTFDEPATRHVQVAEMVIEKAKRLVEHGRDVVILLDSITRLARAYNQVIPTSGKILSGGVDSNALHKPKRFFGAARNIEEGGSLTIIATALVDTGSKMDEVIFEEFKGTGNMEIHLDRKLSDKRIFPAIDINKSGTRKEELLLPKEILQKVFVLRKVLSPMSITESMELLLEKMRQSKTNEAFLASMNT, encoded by the coding sequence ATGGCTAACCCAAGACGAGATTCCAAGCCCAAAATCAATCTAGACAACCAAAACGAATCCAACGAAGACGAACCGAATTTTCCGGAAGACGATCCGGAAACCGCAGAGATCCGAGCCCGCAAACGTCGTAGAGGGGCTTATGACGGACCGAGTCCGGCGCCTATAGATTTGGTCGCTTTAAAAAAGACTTCCATCAACGAACTCATCGAAGTGGCCAAGAATTTGGGCGTGGAAAACACGGGAGGCTTGAAAAAGCAGAACCTGATTTTCGCCATTCTCCAAGCCCAGGCCGAGCGGGAAGGACAAGTGCATGCTGCTGGGGTCATGGAACGACTCCCAGACGGTTATGGGTTTTTACGCTCTCCCGATTATAATTATGTTCCCGGTCCGGACGATATTTATGTTTCTCCCTCTCAGATCAAACTTTTCGGTCTTCGGACAGGAGATACGGTAGAAGGGCAGATCCGTCCCCCGAAAGAATCCGAACGGTTCTTTGCTATGCTTAGAGTGGAGACTGTCAACGGCTACACTCCCGACGTGGCGAGCAAGCGGGCTCTCTTTGATAACCTGACTCCTCTCTATCCGAATGAAAGACTGCGTATGGAGCACGATCCTTCCCAGTTGGATACCAGGATCGTGGATCTGATGTGTCCGATCGGAAAAGGACAGAGGGCCTTGATCGTGGCTCCTCCTCGTACGGGGAAAACCATTCTCATGCAAAACGTGGCGAATGCCATCACCCGCAATCATCCGGAAGTGACTCTGATCGTTCTATTGATCGACGAGCGACCGGAAGAGGTGACGGACATGGCCAGAAACGTAAGGGGCGAAGTGGTTAGTTCCACTTTCGACGAACCTGCGACTCGGCACGTCCAAGTGGCGGAAATGGTCATCGAAAAGGCAAAACGCCTCGTGGAACATGGACGGGATGTTGTGATCCTATTGGATTCCATTACCCGTTTGGCCCGAGCCTACAACCAGGTGATTCCTACGTCCGGAAAGATTCTCTCCGGTGGGGTGGATTCCAATGCCCTTCACAAACCAAAGAGATTCTTCGGGGCTGCCAGAAACATAGAGGAAGGCGGTTCCTTAACCATCATCGCCACCGCGCTCGTGGATACCGGTTCTAAAATGGACGAAGTGATTTTCGAAGAGTTCAAGGGAACCGGTAATATGGAGATCCATCTGGACAGAAAACTTTCCGACAAACGGATTTTCCCCGCCATAGACATCAACAAATCCGGAACTCGGAAAGAGGAACTCTTGCTTCCTAAAGAGATCCTGCAGAAAGTATTCGTACTTAGAAAAGTGCTTTCTCCCATGAGCATCACGGAAAGCATGGAATTATTGCTGGAAAAAATGAGGCAGTCGAAGACGAACGAAGCCTTTTTGGCCAGCATGAACACCTAA
- the rpmE gene encoding 50S ribosomal protein L31 — translation MKTDIHPKYADAKIRCACGTVYETRTTVGDIHVEICSACHPYFTGKSKVLDTAGRVDKFKKKYKMK, via the coding sequence ATGAAAACGGACATTCATCCAAAATACGCAGACGCCAAGATCCGCTGTGCCTGTGGAACGGTGTACGAGACCCGTACCACAGTCGGTGACATCCATGTGGAGATTTGCTCCGCGTGTCACCCATACTTTACCGGTAAATCCAAGGTTCTCGATACCGCGGGCCGCGTAGACAAATTCAAGAAAAAATATAAAATGAAGTAA